A genomic segment from Oncorhynchus keta strain PuntledgeMale-10-30-2019 unplaced genomic scaffold, Oket_V2 Un_scaffold_14384_pilon_pilon, whole genome shotgun sequence encodes:
- the LOC118383682 gene encoding adhesion G-protein coupled receptor G7-like encodes MLFKPTTVPNTSLYDFACVSWNYTLKDWSTFGCSKVNHSEDGLRCFCNHTTNFAVLMSYRRDFKYAEVLNWITILGCSMSIIGLSLTITFQITTR; translated from the exons ACTGTTCCCAACACCTCCCTCTATGACTTTGCCTGTGTGTCATGGAACTACACGTTGAAAGACTGGAGCACCTTTGGCTGCTCCAAAGTCAACCACTCAGAAGACGGCCTGCGATGTTTCTGTAATCACACCACTAACTTTGCTGTGCTGATG TCGTACAGGAGGGATTTTAAATATGCTGAAGTGCTAAACTGGATCACCATATTGGGATGCTCCATGTCCATCATAGGGTTGAGTTTAACAATAACATTCCAGATCACAACCAGGTAA